The following is a genomic window from Neomonachus schauinslandi unplaced genomic scaffold, ASM220157v2 HiC_scaffold_262, whole genome shotgun sequence.
TTGGAGATTCTGAACATTGTTCAGGTGCTTGTCCGACTGCATATGAATACTGAGGTTGCCTTTGGTAGTGGTAGAGTAGTTACAAACCTCACAACGGAAGGGTTTATAGCCACACGTGTAACTCTCACCCCGGGCAAGCCTGGGGTGAGGCTGTCCAGTCTTACAATACACACAGGAGCCGCCCGGCTCAGGGTGTTTCTCCTTCATATGGGCCTCCAGGGTCTGCTGATATTTGTAGTGCCAGTTACATTTGGGGCATTTGAGGGTTTTGCAGGAGTTCCTGGAGTGCATCATTGTCATGTGACCACCGAGAGACCTCGAAGACCCCAAAACCGTGTCACACTTTGGACACTCGATGCCGCTGCCTGGGGAGCCGTCTCCTCCAGGCCCCGGTGTGCCAGGGGTACTGGGGGTGAAGCCATGCTGGTGAGGAGTAGCTGAACTGTCTTCGTCTCCCCGGGCCGCCTCACCCACCGTGTGACCAGCGGTGGCACTGTCTTTACTCACACTGGCTTCCGCAAAGTCCTTGCCACTGATGCCGTAGCTACTGGGGACACTGCTGCTGGCCCTGACGGCGGCagtctgttttttcttctctgcgTCATCAGCCACCGTCGCCAAGGAGGACGAGGTACCCTTTTCGATAAATTTTAGCACACTGGATGATAAAGGAGAAATGCTTTGGTTTAAGAGAGGGAAATCTTTGTTACCAATACTATCAGTGAGCTCACCTAATGCTTCCTCGTCATCGAGTTCATTGGAGTACGCATCCTCTTCGTCCTCATCTCCCGCTTCAGTGGGTTCGCTTTTGACAGGGCACTCCCCGTTCGGGTGTAAAACGCTGCTTTCTTTTGGCCTTTCACAGTTGTTCTCTTGGTCTTTGCTCTCTGACATCTTGCTAGACTCAGACGATGAGTGGCTGAGGGAGACAGAGGTAATTGGGGTGTTCACTACTAAACTAGACAGCCCCCCCCAGATTCACTTCAGCCTTTGGCATTTGGGTGATCCCTAGCGACTGCTCTGCTGAGCTGGAGGTGCTCACACTCCCCTTCAAGAAGGCAAAGCCAGCCGGCAAAGAGTCACCATTTTCAACATGAAAAGCGCTCCATAAACCACGGAAGGTTGGATCAGGTCCTATGAGGTTTGTAGTAGAAAAATGGGGATAAACAGAAGTGGATTTTTTTGGTTCCAGAAAGCTTATAAGAGGTTCTTTGTCTTTGCCAATCCCCTGTATTATGGCGGAGACGCATTTATTACTGAGGAGTTTCTGCTCCTCCTCATTGAGGGTCATCCGATGATCATGCACAGCATGGGTTACAAATGACCTGATATAACCGAAAGACAACTTGCACAAGAAACACATTAAAACAGGTTTCCTTTTCCCATCGCTAACACAACCATCGAATTTGGACAAGTCCACATTGTTGGGGACATCTTTGGACACACAGGAGTTTTTGGCTGAGCCATCACTGGTTAGatagtctttctctctcttgtgtcGGAGATCATAGACACGGAAACTGTGCAACACAGGACCAACTCCTGCTAATGCTGAGGTATTTGGGAAAGCCTGATCGGCTGTAAATGGTTTCCCGAGGGATGAAGCGATATGAAAAGTGTTGATGATCTGTGGGTAGAACGACATAGGTGCAGAAGCAGACTGATCACTCTTCTCTCCAGCAGATGCCAGGGAGTCCAGAAACATCGCTGTGGAAAAGAGTTTGCTATTTGCCCCCGTCTGTGCATTCTGCCCACTTTCTTTGGAGTCCTCAATTATATATGCTGACCCATCAGGCTGGTACACTATCTCCCCTGTTAAATTTTCCACGTCACTGTCCTCCAACTCGCTGATTTCGCTCTCGTTGTCATCCTTCAAGACGGGAAGGCGGGCATTAGGGCAGTGGTGTTCCATGTACTTCTGTAAACTGGGAAAAGAAGTGGCACATTCGTTGCAGGGTATCTCCTTTGCTGAGGTAACCTGAGTGGCAGCTGCATTCTCCACGCTGAAGCCCAGCAAGACTTCACTTTTGCGCTCCTCCGTTTTCAGGTTGTCATCTGCGGAGCTGTTTTCCCTGTCAGGCTCCATCCCTGCAACTTTCTCTGGCACCTCATTATCAAGTTGTGTCGTTCCACATAGCTTTGATGTGCTCTGCCCATTTTCCTGCCTTGAGATAGGAGGGGAGTCACAGGTT
Proteins encoded in this region:
- the LOC123323706 gene encoding LOW QUALITY PROTEIN: zinc finger homeobox protein 4-like (The sequence of the model RefSeq protein was modified relative to this genomic sequence to represent the inferred CDS: deleted 1 base in 1 codon); amino-acid sequence: METCDSPPISRQENGQSTSKLCGTTQLDNEVPEKVAGMEPDRENSSADDNLKTEERKSEVLLGFSVENAAATQVTSAKEIPCNECATSFPSLQKYMEHHCPNARLPVLKDDNESEISELEDSDVENLTGEIVYQPDGSAYIIEDSKESGQNAQTGANSKLFSTAMFLDSLASAGEKSDQSASAPMSFYPQIINTFHIASSLGKPFTADQAFPNTSALAGVGPVLHSFRVYDLRHKREKDYLTSDGSAKNSCVSKDVPNNVDLSKFDGCVSDGKRKPVLMCFLCKLSFGYIRSFVTHAVHDHRMTLNEEEQKLLSNKCVSAIIQGIGKDKEPLISFLEPKKSTSVYPHFSTTNLIGPDPTFRGLWSAFHVENGDSLPAGFAFLKGSVSTSSSAEQSLGITQMPKAEVNLGGLSSLVVNTPITSVSLSHSSSESSKMSESKDQENNCERPKESSVLHPNGECPVKSEPTEAGDEDEEDAYSNELDDEEALGELTDSIGNKDFPLLNQSISPLSSSVLKFIEKGTSSSLATVADDAEKKKQTAAVRASSSVPSSYGISGKDFAEASVSKDSATAGHTVGEAARGDEDSSATPHQHGFTPSTPGTPGPGGDGSPGSGIECPKCDTVLGSSRSLGGHMTMMHSRNSCKTLKCPKCNWHYKYQQTLEAHMKEKHPEPGGSCVYCKTGQPHPRLARGESYTCGYKPFRCEVCNYSTTTKGNLSIHMQSDKHLNNVQNLQNGNGEQVFGHSAPAPNTSLSGCGTPSPSKPKQKPTWRCEVCDYETNVARNLRIHMTSEKHMHNMMLLQQNMKQIQHNLHLGLAPAEAELYQYYLAQNIGLTGMKLENPADPQLMINPFQLDPATAAALAPGLGQYLLLFCTALSF